The Zhihengliuella sp. ISTPL4 genomic interval AGGTTCCCCGCGTCGACGACGGCCCCCGGGGCGAGCGCCGTCACGAGTCGAAGCCCATGCCGAGGGCGTCCAGCGTCTTCAGGAACAGGTTCCGGCGTCCCTCGTTGTGATCCGCCCTGTCCATCGCGGCACGGACGAGGTTGATGCCGACGGACGCGGCCGGCTCCGGCGGGAACGGGATCGGCTTCTCGCGCACCATCCGCAGCTGCGTGCGCACGGTCTCCTCGCCGGCGAGCTTGTCGAGCATGACATCGGCCGCGAACCGGGCGGCCCCGACCCCGAGTCCGGTGAACCCCGTGGCGTAGGCGACCCGACCGCCGCGGGCGGTGCCGAAGAACGCGCAGAACCGGCTCGAGGAGTCGATCGCCCCGGCCCAGCGATGCGTGAAGCGGAGGCCGGCGAGCTGCGGGAACGTGGTGAAGAAGTGCGAGGCCAGGCGCCGGTGGCTCTCCATCCGGTCCTCGTAGGCGGGGCGCACCTTGCCGCCGAAATGGTACACCGCGTCGTAGCCGCCGAACAGGATCCGGTCGTCCGCGGTGAGCCGGTAGTAGTGGAACTGGTTGGCGCTGTCGGCGAGCCCCTGACGGTTCTGCCAGCCGATGGATGCGAGCTGTTCCGCCGACAGCGGCTCCGTCATCAGCACGTAGTCGTAGACCGGCACCGTCATGAGGCGGTTGCGCTTCAGGAGCGAGGGGAACACGTTCGTCGCGAGCGCCACGGCGTCGGCGGTCACCCGGCCGTGTTCCGTGACGAGGGTCACCGGGCCGGAGTCTGCGCCCTCGATCCGCCGGACGAGGCTGTGCTCGTGGATCTCCACGCCGAGTTCGACGGCCACTCGCGCGAGCTCCAGGCCCAGCTTCGCGGGGTGCACGAGGGCGCAGCCGTCCCGATCCCAGGCGCCGGCGAGGAACGTGGGGGAATGCACTTCCGCCTGCACCGCCTCGCGGTCGAGAAAGCCCTCCTCCTCGCGCAGCCACTCGACCTGATGCGGCTCCACGGCGACCGCGAGCTGGCCCGTCCGCTCGAACTCGGCATCCATGTCGTACCGCCGCACGGTCTCGGCGATGCCGTCGAGGTTCTCGTGCCCCAGCTCCTCGAGGCGGTCGATCTCCTCGGGCCAGCGGTTCACGCCGTTCTCGTGACCGTGGGTGAGGCTGGATTCGCAGAAGCCGCCGTTCCGGCCCGAGGCGGCCCAAGAGACACGGGATGCCTCGAGGAGCACCACCTTCCGCTCCGGGTCCCGCTCCTTCGCGCGCACGGCCGTCCAGAGTCCGGTGTAGCCGCCGCCGACGACCACGAGGTCCGTGTGCACGGTGCCGCGGAGCGGCGGGTGCGCGGGACGCTCGACGTCGTCGAGCCAGAAGACCGACAGGGCCGTGTCGCGCAGGGCGTCGTCGATGACGGACTGCGGAGGACGCCGGCGTTCGAAGACCGTGGTGCCCATGTTCACTCCGATGCGAGGGGAGCGCGTCAGCGCGTTCCCCAGTTGTAGAGGTCTTTGTAGAGGCCGGCGTAGAGCAGGCTCTCCGTCTGGATGATGCCGGGGATGGTGCGGATGCGGGTGGCGATGAGGTCGAGCAGATGGTCGTCGTCCTCGCACACCGCCTCGACGAGGATGTCGAACGTCCCGAGGGTGACCACGACGTACGCGAGCTCGGGGATCGCCGTGAGCTCCTCCGCGATCGCGCGGGGGTCGCCCGACACCCGGATGCCGATCATCGACATGCGGTGGAAGCCGAGCTGCAGCGGATCGGTCACCGCGACGATCTGGATCAGGCCCGATTCGGTCAGCCGCTGCACCCGCTGGCGGGCGGCGGCCTCGCTGAGACCGACCTCCCGGGCGATCTCCGCGTAGGGACGCCGCCCGTCCTCCTGCAGCAGCTCGACGATGCGCTTCGAGATGTCGTCGAGTGCGGGGGGAGGCGTCTTCGGACTCATGTACCGATCGTGACATTCCGACGGGTGCTGCGCAACTGAATCCGTCGATCTGTGGACGAAAAGCTACAGATTCCGCGTTCGGATGGCTACCATGGCGCTATGTCCTCACCGTCGACGATGACCGTGTCCCTGCAGAACTTCATCGGCGGTCGCGCCGTCACCGCATCGGGGAGCGGGCGCCTGCCGCTCATCGATCCGGTGACGGAAGAAGCCTACGGCGAGATCCCGATCTCCGACCGTACCGACGTGGATGCCGCGTACGCCGCGGCCGCGGCGGCGTTCCCGATCTGGCGGGACACCCCGCCGTCTGCGCGCCAGCTCGCGCTGTTCCGCATCGCCGAGGAGATGGCCGCGCGGGCCGAGGAGTTCGCCGACCTCGAGTCGAAGGACACCGGCAAGCCGCGGGCGACGCTCGTCGCCGACGAGATCCTGCAGTCGGTGGACCAGCTGCGGTTCTTCGCCGGGGCCGCACGGAGCCTCGAGGGTCGAGCTGCCGCGGAGTACCTCCCCGGGCACACCTCCTTCGTGCGCCGGGAGCCGATCGGCGTGATCGGGCAGGTGACGCCGTGGAACTACCCCCTGAACATGGCGGTGTGGAAGATCGCTCCCGCGCTCGCCGCCGGGAACACGGTCGTGCTGAAGCCGGCGGAGTCCACGCCGCTCACCACGCTGCTGCTCGCGGAGATCGTCGCGCGCCACACTCCCGCTGGCACGCTCAACGTGGTGCTCGGCGACCGCGAGACCGGAGCAGCGCTCGTCGAGCATCCGACGCCGCAGATGGTTGCCATCACCGGCTCGGTGCGCGCGGGCATGGCCGTGGCCCACTCGGCGGCCGACGACGTCAAGCGCGTGCACCTGGAGCTGGGCGGCAAGGCGCCCGCGATCGTGTTCCCGGATGCGGCGATCGCGAAGGCGGTCGATGGCATCGTCACCGGCGCTTTCTTCAACGCGGGGCAGGACTGTACTGCCGCGACCCGGGTGCTCGTGCACACCTCGGTGCACGACGAGTTCGTCGCCGCATTGGTGGAGCGGGCGCGAACGCACGCGCGGACCGGGGCGCCCGACGAGGATGGCGTGCTCTACGGCCCCCTGAGCAGTGCGTCTCAGCTCGCCCAGGTGCAGGGCTTCATCGACCGGCTCCCGGCGCACGCCACCATCGCGACCGGTGGGAGGCGACAGGGCGACCGCGGCTACTTCTGGGAGGCGACCGTCGTGACCGGGGTGCGGCAGGACGACGAGGTCGTGCAGGGCGAGATCTTCGGGCCCGTGCTCACCGTGCAGCCCTTCGATACCGAGGCGGAGGCGCTGGCGATGGCGAACGACGTCCCGTACGCGCTCGCCGCCTCGGTGTGGACGCGCGACCACGCCAGGGCGATGCGCTTCTCCCGCGATCTGGACTTCGGCTGTGTCTGGATCAACACCCACATCCCGTTCGTGTCGGACATGCCGCACGGCGGGTTCAAGCACTCCGGATACGGGAAGGACCTGTCGCAGTACGGCTTCGACGACTACACCCGCATCAAGCACGTGATGACCGCGCTCGACTGACTGCGGGAGTCAGGCCGTCGGGGAACGGAGACCGTACGTGCCCAGTTCCGCGAAGAAGCGCTCGTCGACGATGGCGTCCACGGTCCGATAGTCGAAGAAGGAGCCGTCCGTGAAGGTGAGTCGGATGAGACGCCCACCCAGGACGCGCTTCAGTTCGCGGATCGATGCGACGTGCTTCCGGGCGAGGCGGTGGCTGAGGACGAAGTCGGAGGAGCGCGCGGAACTCACCACCCACCAGGACAGATACCGCCTACCGAGAACGAGGAAACTCTGTTCCGCGTCCCGTGGGAGTCCCCTGGCGAGAGAACCGGGCGGGCCCCCGATGTGTCGCCGCGCGCTCACCGTGTTGCTGATCAGCCCGATCACCGCGTTCATCACGTTGCCGCCGGGCCCGATACTCGTGTCCCTGGCGAAGGCGACCGGCGTGACATGACCGTGCGACAGGTAATCGTCGCCCGACTCGAGGCGCGCGGCGAGAAGTGCTCGGTGATCGGGCATCCGTCCGCGCTGCTCGGCGCGGCCCTGGGCGTCGCCGGCCGCTTCCCGGTTCACTTCTCGTCCTTCGAGCCGGCCTTCGACTTCTCCCACCATCCGACCAGGACGAAGACGACAGCCAGCGATCCCAGAATGGCCGCGACGCCACCCGGGCCGAGGTCGAGCAGCAGGTTGTTGAACCAGGCGCGGCGCCCCGAGGAGCGATGGGAATCGGGAGCCACCATGTCCCATACCGGGGTGAAACAGAGGATCGCCGCGACGGCGGCCGCAGCGCCGGCGAGGAAGAAGCCGAGCGCCCCACTGCCCTCGTCCGCTCGCTCGAAGGTCTCGACTCGAGGTGTGTCGTCATGTTCCTGATGCATCTGATTCTCTCCGTGGTCGCTGATGGACGAGGCGACGGCTCCATGCGAACTCGACGCGCCGGTCCGGATCGCCTCCGTATGGTCGACGAGGCGCGGGGAAGAATCTGACGGGGTGCGGATCCGCCGTCAGCGGTGGGCGAGGGGCTTCACGCGGCGATGCTCCCGGAGCGTGAACTGCGGGCGTTGATCGATCTTCGTGGCCCCGTCGAGCTCCCACCCATGCCGGGCGTAGAAGCCGTCGGCCCTGTCGTTGCCGTCGAGCACCCAGAGATACGCGCGGGTGTGGCCGGCGTCGATCATCCGCTGCTCAGCGGCGTCGAGGAGAGCGTGCCCCGCCCCCGTCGACCACGCGGCCGGGTCGGCGTAGATGCCGTAGAGCTCGGCGTCGTCCAGACCGTCAGGGTCCCGACCGGAGCCGAACGACGCCCAGCCGACGACGGTGCCGTCGCGCTCGGCGACCAGCGTCCCCAGGCTCGTGGGCAGCGGGTCGGCGAAGATGCGGCGCCACCCGTCGGCCCGCTCCGACACGGAGAGCCCGTCCAGCACCTCCTGGTCGATGAGCCCCGCGTAGGCCGCCTGCCAGGAGCGCACGTGCACCCCGGCCACGGCCTCGGCATCGTCGGCGACGGCGTCTCGGATCACCAGGGGTGTCATCCCTCCACCCTATGCGGCCCCTCGGACGGCTCCGGTCCTGTCCCCCCTCCTGTTACCCCGATCACATCTGCACGACCTCGGGGCGTGTGGGGCACCGGAACCCGGGTTTCGTCGTGCGGCTGTGGCCGGGTCGTGCACGTGGTGCGGGGAGGGGGAGGACGGGTCGACGGGTGCGCCGCGATGTGGCAGGCTGGCGGGCACTGAGTTCGCACGAGCATCGACCCCTCAGAGGTTTTCGCCGCATGTCACGACCCCTCGCAGGACCGCAGACCCTGCTCCGCACGCTCAACGGCCGCGCGATCCTGGAGCGCCTCGCCCGGAGC includes:
- a CDS encoding NAD(P)/FAD-dependent oxidoreductase is translated as MGTTVFERRRPPQSVIDDALRDTALSVFWLDDVERPAHPPLRGTVHTDLVVVGGGYTGLWTAVRAKERDPERKVVLLEASRVSWAASGRNGGFCESSLTHGHENGVNRWPEEIDRLEELGHENLDGIAETVRRYDMDAEFERTGQLAVAVEPHQVEWLREEEGFLDREAVQAEVHSPTFLAGAWDRDGCALVHPAKLGLELARVAVELGVEIHEHSLVRRIEGADSGPVTLVTEHGRVTADAVALATNVFPSLLKRNRLMTVPVYDYVLMTEPLSAEQLASIGWQNRQGLADSANQFHYYRLTADDRILFGGYDAVYHFGGKVRPAYEDRMESHRRLASHFFTTFPQLAGLRFTHRWAGAIDSSSRFCAFFGTARGGRVAYATGFTGLGVGAARFAADVMLDKLAGEETVRTQLRMVREKPIPFPPEPAASVGINLVRAAMDRADHNEGRRNLFLKTLDALGMGFDS
- a CDS encoding Lrp/AsnC family transcriptional regulator, which produces MSPKTPPPALDDISKRIVELLQEDGRRPYAEIAREVGLSEAAARQRVQRLTESGLIQIVAVTDPLQLGFHRMSMIGIRVSGDPRAIAEELTAIPELAYVVVTLGTFDILVEAVCEDDDHLLDLIATRIRTIPGIIQTESLLYAGLYKDLYNWGTR
- a CDS encoding gamma-aminobutyraldehyde dehydrogenase; translated protein: MSSPSTMTVSLQNFIGGRAVTASGSGRLPLIDPVTEEAYGEIPISDRTDVDAAYAAAAAAFPIWRDTPPSARQLALFRIAEEMAARAEEFADLESKDTGKPRATLVADEILQSVDQLRFFAGAARSLEGRAAAEYLPGHTSFVRREPIGVIGQVTPWNYPLNMAVWKIAPALAAGNTVVLKPAESTPLTTLLLAEIVARHTPAGTLNVVLGDRETGAALVEHPTPQMVAITGSVRAGMAVAHSAADDVKRVHLELGGKAPAIVFPDAAIAKAVDGIVTGAFFNAGQDCTAATRVLVHTSVHDEFVAALVERARTHARTGAPDEDGVLYGPLSSASQLAQVQGFIDRLPAHATIATGGRRQGDRGYFWEATVVTGVRQDDEVVQGEIFGPVLTVQPFDTEAEALAMANDVPYALAASVWTRDHARAMRFSRDLDFGCVWINTHIPFVSDMPHGGFKHSGYGKDLSQYGFDDYTRIKHVMTALD
- a CDS encoding GNAT family N-acetyltransferase, whose protein sequence is MTPLVIRDAVADDAEAVAGVHVRSWQAAYAGLIDQEVLDGLSVSERADGWRRIFADPLPTSLGTLVAERDGTVVGWASFGSGRDPDGLDDAELYGIYADPAAWSTGAGHALLDAAEQRMIDAGHTRAYLWVLDGNDRADGFYARHGWELDGATKIDQRPQFTLREHRRVKPLAHR